From the Musa acuminata AAA Group cultivar baxijiao chromosome BXJ1-2, Cavendish_Baxijiao_AAA, whole genome shotgun sequence genome, one window contains:
- the LOC135602611 gene encoding probable xyloglucan endotransglucosylase/hydrolase protein 30, whose product MAATPRSMPTAFIFLLCITTAAVGFDVPSLTFSEGFSHLFGNDNLIRSADGRSARLSLNRYSGSGFISSDLYDHGFFSASIKLPSDYTAGVVVAFYTSNGDIHPWTHDELDFEFLGNVREKDWRIQTNVFGNGSNTRGREERYLVPFDPTQEAHRYSILWTPDTIIFYIDDIPIREVVRTDDMGGEFPAKPMSVYATIWDGSAWATSYGRIKIDYKYEPYVAHFSDLALLGCRVDPIQQVDSADRCAEAVEELMSADYAILTPMKRAAMRRFRERYMIYSFCYDQHRYGNVTFPDCDYVSSEHTRFGEWGDNKIPPKEVRGSKRRSLKTSAVEDVRPPE is encoded by the exons ATGGCGGCAACTCCGAGGAGTATGCCGACGGCGTTCATCTTCCTCCTGTGTATCACCACTGCGGCGGTGGGCTTCGACGTGCCATCCTTAACCTTCAGCGAGGGCTTCTCCCATCTCTTCGGCAACGACAACCTCATCCGCTCCGCCGACGGCCGGAGTGCCCGTCTCAGCCTCAACCGCTACTCCG GCTCGGGCTTTATCTCTTCGGACCTGTATGATCACGGATTTTTCAGCGCGTCCATTAAGTTGCCATCGGATTACACCGCCGGCGTCGTCGTCGCCTTCTAT ACTTCCAATGGAGATATTCATCCCTGGACGCATGATGAGCTGGACTTCGAGTTCTTGGGCAACGTAAGAGAGAAAGACTGGAGGATCCAGACCAATGTGTTTGGGAATGGGAGCAACACCCGAGGCCGGGAGGAGCGCTACCTCGTCCCTTTCGATCCCACCCAGGAAGCGCACCGCTACTCCATCTTGTGGACCCCTGACACCATCAT ATTCTACATCGACGACATCCCCATCAGGGAAGTTGTCCGGACGGACGACATGGGTGGCGAGTTCCCGGCGAAGCCCATGTCGGTGTACGCCACCATCTGGGACGGCTCCGCCTGGGCCACCTCCTACGGCAGGATCAAGATCGACTACAAGTACGAGCCATACGTCGCCCACTTTTCCGATCTCGCCCTCCTCGGCTGCCGCGTCGACCCCATCCAACAGGTGGACTCCGCCGACCGTTGCGCGGAGGCCGTCGAGGAGCTCATGTCCGCCGACTACGCCATCCTCACCCCCATGAAGCGTGCCGCCATGCGCCGGTTCCGCGAGCGCTACATGATCTACTCCTTCTGCTACGACCAGCATCGGTACGGGAACGTCACCTTCCCCGACTGCGACTACGTCTCCTCGGAGCACACCAGGTTCGGGGAATGGGGAGACAACAAGATTCCGCCCAAGGAGGTGCGCGGGTCGAAGCGGCGGAGCCTGAAGACGAGCGCCGTGGAGGACGTTCGACCACCGGAGTAG
- the LOC103975920 gene encoding uncharacterized protein LOC103975920, with amino-acid sequence METPSSTRRVTRSQAAAAAANSQKSKHEEWHPRPRNGGDRAALLDITNDSPVVGLATGCFLVEKTPSSSAVKSRVIARRTPGSGEEVLRGQVRTLLQKVEEDTELVNKLPFGHPPPPPPQRFPSLLGLSRSPIHLLAPTPANTPQIPNMNCSKEGYTSTGFASPCVVPVEDDHPKVVAALNREEAHPQECLINRALMFDSPEKSDMSDISTISSSLTFQCSSQSSRQEASPDDDDNSIWSVQVHASANSDRDHHELLEEEEEEEEGIDSKVTEAAEEEEEEGEANDEELLGDLCEGMKKMSMLDDEPRLLEFTGKHTRFIYNSDDEMEGEEEAMGGAAVSPSVLVLKGLPAPQGKHLRFKEEDD; translated from the exons ATGGAAACTCCATCCTCCACGAGAAGGGTCACAAGATCTCAGGCCGCCGCCGCAGCCGCCAACTCCC AGAAGAGCAAGCATGAGGAGTGGCACCCGAGACCAAGAAACGGAGGGGATCGCGCAGCGCTTCTTGACATCACCAATGACTCGCCCGTGGTAGGGCTCGCGACCGGGTGCTTCCTGGTCGAGAAGACGCCCTCCTCGTCGGCGGTCAAGAGCCGGGTCATAGCCAGGAGGACCCCCGGGTCGGGCGAGGAGGTGCTCCGGGGCCAGGTGCGGACGCTGCTGCAGAAGGTTGAGGAAGACACAGAACTCGTGAATAAGCTTCCTTTTGGACATCCGCCACCACCACCCCCGCAGCGCTTCCCTTCCCTCCTGGGACTCTCAAGATCTCCGATTCATCTTCTCGCCCCGACGCCAGCCAATACGCCACAAATCCCCAACATGAACTGCTCGAAAGAAGGCTATACTTCGACGGGGTTTGCATCACCCTGTGTTGTGCCTGTAGAAGACGACCATCCGAAG GTTGTGGCAGCACTCAATCGAGAGGAAGCCCACCCTCAAGAATGCCTGATCAACCGGGCACTGATGTTCGACTCGCCTGAGAAATCAGACATGTCAGACATCTCGACGATCTCTTCGTCGCTGACATTCCAATGCAGCAGCCAAAGCAGTCGCCAGGAGGCGTCTCCCGACGATGATGACAACTCCATCTGGTCCGTTCAGGTTCATGCGAGTGCCAACTCCGACCGCGACCACCACGAGctgcttgaagaagaagaagaagaagaagaaggcatcgATTCCAAAGTAACGgaagcagcagaagaagaagaggaagagggcgaAGCAAACGACGAAGAGTTGCTGGGCGACTTGTGCGAAGGTATGAAGAAGATGTCGATGCTGGATGACGAGCCAAGGTTGCTCGAGTTCACAGGGAAGCACACGAGATTCATCTACAACAGCGACGATGAgatggaaggagaagaggaagcgaTGGGTGGAGCGGCGGTGTCACCGAGCGTGTTGGTGTTGAAGGGCCTCCCTGCGCCGCAGGGGAAGCACCTGCGGTTCAAGGAGGAAGACGACTAA
- the LOC103976354 gene encoding uncharacterized protein LOC103976354, translated as MNQSQPSHHSVAVNFSNDVNGVGEDETTGWKCWKHPSQPCDGVCPDCLRDRLLRLCPDCANVRPCRCFPSSFSPSSFSSLSSTEPSRSRGRGGDGAGVGAVGPVSQLIESEPAFRRSRSVALQFLRSRSVASSVSDVAPLPRPGGGKRSALLRAFSRVSAREEPADGKLCRSRSVAAGRSQDAGSGEYGGRGKGWRWHFRNPIKAFRHRKSTTKVVQERTTKVVQERSPLWRG; from the coding sequence ATGAATCAAAGTCAGCCTTCTCATCATTCAGTAGCTGTCAATTTTTCAAATGATGTTAATGGAGTGGGGGAGGACGAGACCACCGGCTGGAAGTGCTGGAAACATCCCTCCCAGCCCTGCGACGGCGTATGCCCCGACTGTTTACGTGACCGTCTCCTCCGCCTCTGCCCGGATTGCGCCAACGTCCGCCCCTGCCGCTGCTTCCCCTCCTCCTTCTCCCCCTCgtccttctcctccctctcctccaCCGAGCCCTCCAGATCCAGAGGACGAGGAGGCGACGGCGCGGGGGTCGGGGCGGTGGGACCCGTGTCGCAACTCATCGAGAGCGAACCGGCCTTCCGGCGGTCCCGATCGGTCGCCTTACAGTTTCTCAGGTCCAGATCCGTGGCCTCTTCCGTCAGCGACGTGGCGCCGCTGCCAAGGCCGGGAGGAGGCAAGCGGTCGGCGCTACTACGGGCATTCTCGAGGGTTTCGGCGAGGGAAGAACCGGCGGACGGGAAGCTGTGCAGATCGAGGTCGGTGGCGGCGGGACGCTCGCAAGACGCAGGCAGTGGGGAGTATGGGGGAAGGGGGAAAGGGTGGAGGTGGCACTTCCGGAACCCGATCAAGGCATTCCGGCACCGGAAATCGACGACGAAGGTGGTGCAGGAGCGGACGACGAAGGTGGTGCAGGAGCGGTCGCCGCTGTGGCGCGGGTGA
- the LOC135612779 gene encoding uncharacterized protein LOC135612779 has protein sequence MRGYRKSTAAEVVLWWGENEEVAVGADETGWKCWKHPSQPRYGVCPACLRDRLLRLCPDCANVRPCRCFPSSNSSSSSSFSSLSSTELARSSGQGGDGAGIGTVGPVSRLIESEPAFRRSRSVGFQFLSSRSAASSVSDVAPLPRPGGGKRSALLRALWRVPAREEPTDGKLCRSRSVAAGRSQDPGGGEDGERGKRRRWHFPSPIKAFRHRKSTTKVVQERSPLWRG, from the coding sequence ATGAGAGGCTATCGGAAATCGACGGCGGCGGAGGTGGTTCTGTGGTGGGGGGAGAATGAGGAGGTGGCGGTGGGGGCGGACGAGACCGGCTGGAAATGCTGGAAACATCCCTCCCAGCCCCGTTACGGCGTATGCCCCGCCTGTCTACGTGACCGTCTCCTCCGCCTCTGCCCGGATTGCGCCAACGTCCGCCCCTGCCGCTGCTTCCCCTCctccaactcctcctcctcctcgtccttctcctccctctcctccaCCGAGCTTGCCAGATCCAGCGGACAAGGAGGCGACGGCGCGGGGATCGGGACGGTGGGACCCGTGTCGCGACTCATCGAGAGCGAACCGGCCTTCCGGCGGTCCCGATCGGTCGGCTTCCAGTTTCTCAGTTCCAGATCCGCGGCCTCTTCCGTCAGCGACGTGGCGCCGCTGCCAAGGCCGGGAGGAGGCAAGCGGTCGGCGCTATTACGGGCATTATGGAGGGTTCCGGCGAGGGAAGAACCGACGGACGGGAAGCTGTGCAGATCGAGGTCGGTGGCGGCGGGACGTTCGCAAGACCCAGGCGGTGGGGAGGATGGGGAGAGGGGGAAACGGCGGAGGTGGCACTTCCCGAGCCCGATCAAGGCATTCCGGCACCGGAAATCGACGACGAAGGTGGTGCAGGAGCGGTCGCCGCTGTGGCGCGGGTGA